The Leifsonia sp. 1010 genome has a segment encoding these proteins:
- a CDS encoding adenylate kinase, with protein MTRMLIVGPPGAGKGTQASRITTTYGIPDISTGDIFRANIKNETPLGKQVKAIVDAGDYVPDTLTNQLVADRLDEEDAKNGFLLDGYPRTLAQVDYLDELLAGKGQKLDAVIQLTADQDEIVQRLSKRALEQGRADDSEEAIRHRQEVYLRETSPLIDVYRERGLLVPVDGLGGMDEVAERITTALAERGIVPVAGAGASTGESVA; from the coding sequence TTGACCCGAATGCTGATCGTCGGACCCCCCGGAGCGGGCAAGGGCACTCAGGCCTCCCGCATCACCACCACCTACGGGATCCCCGACATCTCCACGGGCGACATCTTCCGGGCCAACATCAAGAACGAGACGCCGCTCGGCAAGCAGGTCAAGGCCATCGTGGACGCGGGGGACTACGTCCCGGACACGCTCACCAATCAGCTGGTCGCGGACCGGCTCGACGAGGAGGACGCCAAGAACGGCTTCCTGCTCGACGGCTATCCGCGCACGCTCGCGCAGGTCGACTACCTCGATGAGCTCCTCGCCGGTAAAGGGCAGAAGCTGGATGCGGTTATCCAGCTGACGGCCGACCAGGACGAGATCGTGCAGCGCCTCAGCAAGCGCGCCCTCGAGCAGGGCCGCGCCGACGACTCCGAAGAGGCCATCCGGCACCGCCAGGAGGTCTACCTCCGCGAGACGTCGCCGCTGATCGACGTGTACCGCGAGCGCGGACTCCTTGTGCCGGTCGACGGTCTGGGCGGGATGGACGAGGTCGCCGAGCGGATCACCACCGCCCTCGCCGAGCGTGGCATCGTCCCGGTGGCGGGCGCCGGCGCGTCTACCGGCGAGTCCGTGGCCTAG
- the secY gene encoding preprotein translocase subunit SecY: MFSAVGRIFRTPDLRRKIFFTLGIIALFRLGSFIPAPFVDFGNVQTCLNANQDTSGLYSLVNLFSGGALLKLSIFALGIMPYITASIIVQLLRVVIPRFETLYKEGQAGQAKLTQYTRYLTIALGVLQSTTLITVARSGALFGTTAVSQCTQLITDDSWYAIMLMVVTMTAGTGLIMWMGELVTERGIGNGMSLLIFTSIAAQFPSSLWAVGQSQGIEILLVVIAIGLLIVMGVVFVEQSQRRIPVQYAKRMVGRRTYGGNNTYIPIKVNMAGVVPVIFASSLLYLPALIAQFNQPAAGKAPAPWVTWITNYLTKGDHPLYMLLYFLLIVGFTYFYVAITFNPEEVADNMKKYGGFIPGIRAGRPTAEYLDYVLTRVTLPGSFYLGIIALIPLVAFALIGASQNFMFGGTSILIIVGVGLETVKQIDSQLQQRHYEGLLR; this comes from the coding sequence TTTAGCGCCGTTGGGCGGATCTTCCGCACCCCGGATCTTCGCCGGAAGATCTTCTTCACGCTGGGCATCATCGCCCTGTTCCGGCTGGGGTCCTTCATCCCTGCGCCATTCGTCGATTTCGGCAACGTCCAGACCTGTCTGAACGCTAATCAGGACACTTCCGGCCTGTATTCGCTGGTGAATCTGTTCTCCGGCGGTGCCCTCCTCAAACTCTCGATCTTCGCGCTCGGCATCATGCCGTACATCACCGCGTCGATCATTGTGCAGCTGCTGCGCGTGGTCATCCCGCGCTTCGAGACCCTCTACAAGGAGGGCCAGGCCGGCCAGGCCAAGCTCACGCAGTACACGCGCTACCTCACCATCGCGCTGGGCGTACTCCAGTCGACGACGCTCATCACCGTCGCGCGCAGCGGCGCGCTGTTCGGCACCACCGCCGTCTCGCAGTGCACGCAGCTGATCACGGACGACTCCTGGTACGCGATCATGCTCATGGTCGTCACCATGACCGCCGGTACGGGCCTCATCATGTGGATGGGCGAGCTCGTGACCGAGCGCGGCATCGGCAACGGCATGTCGCTCCTCATCTTCACCTCGATCGCCGCGCAGTTCCCGTCCTCCCTCTGGGCGGTCGGCCAGTCGCAGGGCATCGAGATCCTGCTGGTCGTGATCGCGATCGGATTGCTCATCGTCATGGGCGTCGTGTTCGTCGAGCAGTCGCAGCGGCGCATCCCCGTCCAGTACGCGAAGCGAATGGTCGGCCGGCGCACCTACGGCGGCAACAACACGTACATCCCGATCAAGGTGAACATGGCCGGCGTCGTGCCCGTCATCTTCGCTTCGTCGCTGCTGTACCTGCCGGCGCTCATCGCCCAGTTCAACCAGCCGGCCGCGGGCAAGGCTCCTGCGCCCTGGGTCACCTGGATCACGAACTACCTGACCAAGGGCGACCACCCGCTGTACATGCTGCTGTACTTCCTCCTGATCGTCGGGTTCACCTACTTTTACGTGGCGATCACCTTCAACCCGGAGGAGGTCGCGGACAACATGAAGAAGTACGGCGGCTTCATCCCCGGCATCCGCGCGGGCCGTCCGACGGCCGAGTATCTGGACTACGTGCTCACGCGGGTGACCCTGCCCGGATCCTTCTATCTGGGCATCATCGCGCTGATCCCATTGGTCGCCTTCGCGTTGATCGGCGCAAGCCAGAACTTCATGTTCGGCGGCACGTCCATCCTGATCATCGTCGGTGTCGGACTGGAGACGGTCAAGCAGATCGACTCCCAGCTCCAGCAGCGGCATTACGAAGGGCTTCTGCGTTGA